In the genome of Cydia strobilella chromosome Z, ilCydStro3.1, whole genome shotgun sequence, one region contains:
- the LOC134754359 gene encoding glutamine synthetase 2 cytoplasmic-like, producing the protein MGDGKVEDNPKILSGPVLTNSPNAVLSKTLLSRYKDLPLPADTILATYIWIDGTGEHLRCKDRTLNFIPKVAKDLPIWNFDGSSTGQSDGHNSDTFLVPRALYKDPFRRGNHVLVMCDTFKYNMEPTETNHRVRCQEASDKCKDEEPWFGIEQEYILLDADLRPFGWPPGGCPPPQGPYYCGVGANKVFARDLVDSHYRCCLYAGLPISGTNAEVMPSQWEFQVGPSVGVSAADDLWVARYILHRLAEEYGVIVTFDPKPVQDWNGSGAHTNFSTKKMRDENGIIEIEKAIDKLSKVHMKHIKVYDPRGGKDNERRLTGLHETASINDFSAGVASRGSSIRIPRAVAEEKKGYLEDRRPASNCDPYSVVNALMRTCILNE; encoded by the exons ATAACCCCAAAATACTGTCGGGGCCAGTGTTGACAAACTCACCGAACGCGGTGCTCTCCAAGACTCTGCTGAGCCGGTACAAGGACCTGCCGCTGCCGGCCGACACGATCCTGGCCACCTACATCTGGATCGACGGCACGGGCGAGCACTTGCGGTGTAAGGACCGCACCTTGAACTTTATACCGAAAGTAGCAAAAG ATTTGCCTATTTGGAACTTTGATGGCAGCTCAACTGGGCAGTCGGACGGGCACAACTCGGACACGTTCCTGGTGCCGCGCGCCCTGTACAAGGACCCGTTCCGCCGCGGCAACCACGTGCTGGTTATGTGCGACACCTTCAAGTACAACATGGAACCCACGGAGACCAACCACCGCGTTCGATGCCAGGAAGCGTCGGACAAATGCAAGGACGAGGAGCCGTGGTTCGGCATCGAGCAGGAGTACATCCTCCTAGACGCGGATCTCAGGCCCTTCGGATGGCCCCCTGGCGGCTGCCCTCCACCACAGGGACCCTACTACTGCGGAGTTGGTGCCAATAAAGTATTCGCCCGAGATCTCGTCGATTCACATTACCG ATGCTGCCTCTATGCTGGCTTACCTATCTCTGGCACTAACGCTGAGGTGATGCCCTCTCAGTGGGAGTTCCAAGTGGGCCCGTCTGTGGGAGTGAGCGCCGCCGACGACCTGTGGGTAGCGCGCTACATCCTGCACCGGCTAGCTGAGGAGTACGGCGTCATCGTCACCTTCGACCCCAAGCCTGTGCAAGACTGGAACGGTTCAGGAGCACATACCAACTTCTCTACTAAAAAGATGAGAGACGAAAACGGCATTAT CGAAATCGAGAAGGCGATAGACAAGCTGTCTAAAGTGCACATGAAGCATATCAAGGTGTACGACCCCCGCGGAGGAAAGGATAACGAGAGAAGGTTGACCGGTCTCCACGAAACCGCCAGTATTAACGACTTTAGCGCAG GCGTAGCGAGCCGCGGCAGCAGCATCCGGATACCGCGTGCGGTCGCGGAGGAGAAGAAGGGCTACCTGGAGGACCGGCGGCCGGCCTCCAACTGCGACCCCTACTCCGTCGTGAACGCCCTCATGCGCACCTGCATCCTCAACGAATAA